Sequence from the Clostridium botulinum genome:
AAATATCCATTGCAACTTTGGACTTGTTATTTATTTTCATGTGCCTTAAGATGTTGTTACTATATTACTAAAACATAGCTTTTATTTTAATTCATTTACTAAAAAAGAAACTAAACTTTCTTCATCATTAAATTCTAAATCATATTTAAATTTCGGTTTTTCTATAACTATTAATTTTATATTACATGTCTGTACTGCTTTAAATTTTTCTAGTACACCACCCTGCACACCACTATCTTTTGTTATAATACCTTTAATATCATATTGCTTAATAAATGCTTCCTCTAATTGTGCTGATATTGGTCCTTGCATGGCTACTATATCTTTAATCTTAACTCCACCATCTATCATTTTTTTTAACACTTCATAAGATGGTAAAATTCTATGAACTATTCTGTGATTAAAGTCTATATTTAAAAATTTAGAAAAATTATTGCTACCTGTTGAATTTAGTATATTTCCATTTATTTTTTTTATTTCATCAATAGCTTCTTCATAATTACTAACCCTTATTATCTTCTTATCCTTTAAATTTTCTAAGGCTCCTAGTCTTTCATATCTTATATATTTTACTTTAAGTTTACTACAACATTTTAATGCCGTTTTAGTAACTTCTTGTGCATACGGATGAGATCCATCTACTAATATATTTATATTATTATCATTAATCCAATCTAGCATTTCTTCTTCATTTAATGGTTTTGTATTTAAGCTTTTAATATCAAATTTCTTTAAAAGCTGTCCACCATATGTTGTTGCTGTACTGACTGCAATATCATTTGTATACTTATTAATTAAAGATACAATATTTTTCCCTTCAGAAGTGCCTAATATAAAACCGATCATTACTTTACTGTATCTCTTTTCTTAGATGAATATCCTCTAGGTGTTATAAAACATCCATTTTTAAGAAAACTTTTTGAATTTCCTATAATGACAATAGACATCATATCCACAATTTCATAATCAAAGTCTTTAAGCTCAACTAATGTATAACTTTCACCATCTCTTAAAGCATTTCTAACTACTGCAATTGGAGTATTATCTTTTCTAAATTCCCTTATTATATCAATACATTCTTTTAAATACTTATCCCTCCCCTTACTTCTAGGATTATAAAGAGAGATTACAAAATCACCTTCTGCTGCTAATCTAACTCTTTTTTTAATATCTTCATAAGGTGTCATTAAATCACTTAAACTTATATTACAATTATCATGCATAAGAGGTGCTCCAACTACTGATCCTGCAGAACTTGAAGCTGTTATTCCTGGTATTATCTCTACTTCTTCATTAGTTCTCATCTCAAGAATTAATCCTGCCATTCCATAAATCCCTGAATCCCCAGTACTTATTAACGCTACATTCTTATCTTTTGAAAGTTCTAACGCCTCTTTACATCTAGCTTCTTCACCCATCATTCCAGTTGAATAAATTTCTTTATCCTTAAGTAAATCTTTTACCATATCTATGTATTTTGTATATCCTACAATTATGTCACTATTTTCAATAGCATTTTTAGCTCTTATGCTCATATTATCTATTGAACCTGGACCTATTCCTATAACTCTAAGTACTCCCAAATCATTTTCCTCCTAAAATTAATCATTATTTATTCCAATGCATAATGTAATGCCATTATCTTTTATCTTATTTATTAATATTTCTGCACCATCTAGATATACACAAGGCTCACATACAGAAGTTACTCCTACACTTTTTAATACAAAATTGCTACCTTCAAACTTCTCTTGAACTGTTCTTATTTCATCTACAGAGAAAGTCTCAAAGTCACATCTCAATGTATTACTTAAATCAATTATTGCTTTTTCATCTTTTTTTACATCAATAGATACAATTTTCTTTACTGCTTTAATTTCTAAATTATTAAGTAAAAGATGTTTTCTTACACACTCTTCTAATTTTTCACTAGGTGTATCTCTTCTGCAACCTATTCCGAGTATTAAGTTCTTCTTTATTAACCTTAATATTTTTGAATAATCTAAAGCTGGATTTTCTTCTATCTTATTTGTTATCCATACAGAATTTTCTTCTAATATGTTTAATTTTTTATATCCTTTACTAATATCTATCTTTTCATAATCATCTTTCAAACCAATAATTTTTTCATTCACTAAAATAGCTGATATATATTTAGCTTTTTTTAAATCCTCTATAATAAAATTGTTTTCCTTTGCTAATATATCTGGTGCTACTATTCCTAAATTATCAGTGGCTGTAGTTATTATAGGTATATTATTTAATATTTTAGCTACCTCTAATGTAAGCTCATTTGCCCCACCTAAATGACCTGATAATAAACTTATAGAATAATTATTAGCTAAATCTATAACTACAACACCTGGATCTTTATCTTTACTAGCGATAAATGGAGTTATTGCTCTTACTGCAATACCAGTTGATGATATAAATATAATTTTATCAGAATATTTAACTGCATGCTTTGTTACATTATGTAAATTAAATTTATTTGCTTTAAATATATTGTTAACTAAATTTACTTCACTATCATTACATAAGTTTTGTGCATTTGAATTACATTCTAAATTGTCTTCTTTTATGTATAAATTACATCCTAACTCTTCTTTAAGAGTATAAGCAATATCCTTCCCCTTAGGTGATGGACATATTATGCTTATCATTTCTTATCCTCTGCATCTCTAAACATATGTGAAAAATTCTTATCATATAATAAACTTTTTTCAAATTCATTACCAATAAAATCTCCAACTAAAATTTGAGCACATTTAGTTATATTATTTTCCTTTACCTTTTCAACTATGTCGTCTAGTGTTCCCATTAATACTCTTTCATCTTCCCAAGTTGCTCTTTCAATAACTGCTATTGGAACATTTTTGCCATATCCTTTTCTTAACTTCCCAACAACTTTATCAATCATAGACACTGATAAAAATATAGCCATAGATGCTCCTATTGATGCTAAAGCTTCAAGATCTTCTGTTTCAGGTACTGGAGTTCTTCCTTCAACTCTTGTTAAAATAACAGTTTGTGTAATACTTGGAAGTGTAAATTCTCTTTTTATTGCTGATGCTGCTGCTGTAAATGAGCTTACCCCTGGAACAACTTCATAATTTATATTTTCTTTATCAAGTTCAACCATTTGTTCCCTTATAGCACCATATATTGATGGATCACCAGTATGTAATCTAACTATTACACTATCTTCACTACATTCTGTTTTAACTACTTTAATAACATCATCTAAAGTCATAGATGCTGAATTATAAAATTTAGCATCCTTTTTACAGTATTTCAAATGCTCCTTTGATACTAAAGATCCCGCATATATAACAACATCTGCTTTTTCTAATATATCTCTTCCTCTAACTGTGATTAAATCTACTGCTCCTGGACCTGCTCCTATAAAATAAACCATGTTCTACCTCTTTTCTTAATGTTTTAGCCATATGAAAATAAATAATAAGTCAAAGATGCGACGGATATTTTGTGAAATACAATGACTTGGATTCTGCTAATAGTTGTGCTATTAATATATTCCAATGAAAAAGTAGTTCACAAAATAAACTAGCATACTGACTAGTTATTTATTTGAATGTGCCTTATTATCTGCTTGCTATAATTAATGACATATAATCACGAAGTTTTAGTATTTCTTCTCTGTCCTTTAATATAGTTTCTCCGTCTCTTCCAACT
This genomic interval carries:
- the cobM gene encoding precorrin-4 C(11)-methyltransferase; amino-acid sequence: MVYFIGAGPGAVDLITVRGRDILEKADVVIYAGSLVSKEHLKYCKKDAKFYNSASMTLDDVIKVVKTECSEDSVIVRLHTGDPSIYGAIREQMVELDKENINYEVVPGVSSFTAAASAIKREFTLPSITQTVILTRVEGRTPVPETEDLEALASIGASMAIFLSVSMIDKVVGKLRKGYGKNVPIAVIERATWEDERVLMGTLDDIVEKVKENNITKCAQILVGDFIGNEFEKSLLYDKNFSHMFRDAEDKK
- the cobJ gene encoding precorrin-3B C(17)-methyltransferase gives rise to the protein MGVLRVIGIGPGSIDNMSIRAKNAIENSDIIVGYTKYIDMVKDLLKDKEIYSTGMMGEEARCKEALELSKDKNVALISTGDSGIYGMAGLILEMRTNEEVEIIPGITASSSAGSVVGAPLMHDNCNISLSDLMTPYEDIKKRVRLAAEGDFVISLYNPRSKGRDKYLKECIDIIREFRKDNTPIAVVRNALRDGESYTLVELKDFDYEIVDMMSIVIIGNSKSFLKNGCFITPRGYSSKKRDTVK
- a CDS encoding cobalt-precorrin-6A reductase, which codes for MIGFILGTSEGKNIVSLINKYTNDIAVSTATTYGGQLLKKFDIKSLNTKPLNEEEMLDWINDNNINILVDGSHPYAQEVTKTALKCCSKLKVKYIRYERLGALENLKDKKIIRVSNYEEAIDEIKKINGNILNSTGSNNFSKFLNIDFNHRIVHRILPSYEVLKKMIDGGVKIKDIVAMQGPISAQLEEAFIKQYDIKGIITKDSGVQGGVLEKFKAVQTCNIKLIVIEKPKFKYDLEFNDEESLVSFLVNELK
- the cbiG gene encoding cobalt-precorrin 5A hydrolase is translated as MISIICPSPKGKDIAYTLKEELGCNLYIKEDNLECNSNAQNLCNDSEVNLVNNIFKANKFNLHNVTKHAVKYSDKIIFISSTGIAVRAITPFIASKDKDPGVVVIDLANNYSISLLSGHLGGANELTLEVAKILNNIPIITTATDNLGIVAPDILAKENNFIIEDLKKAKYISAILVNEKIIGLKDDYEKIDISKGYKKLNILEENSVWITNKIEENPALDYSKILRLIKKNLILGIGCRRDTPSEKLEECVRKHLLLNNLEIKAVKKIVSIDVKKDEKAIIDLSNTLRCDFETFSVDEIRTVQEKFEGSNFVLKSVGVTSVCEPCVYLDGAEILINKIKDNGITLCIGINND